The genomic stretch TGTAAGAAAACATTTCGCTTGCCTCACCATGTGCATCTGCCCTGTGCATATGGTTACAACTTACTAAAGATTTCCATGCCCTTTTGCAGCATGCAACACATACAATAGTCTTTTGTCAACTTCATATAAATGGGAGAAATGAAGGAGTCCATGCTTTTGTAGCTCAAATTAGGGATGAAGATGGAACTGTGTTGCCTAATATCCGTATAGCTGACTGTGGCCATAAGATTGGACTGAATGGCGTTGATAATGGGCGGATTTGGTGAGTACTTGTATTTACCTTTTTTGTATTATTATATACGTCGCTCAGTGTATATCATTTCTTACTTTTTACCTCTATAACAGGTTTCAGAATATACGTGTTCCTCGTGAGAACTTGCTTAATTTGGTTGCTGACGTTTTGCCAGATGGGCAATATGTTAGCATGATAGATGATCCAGATcaggtctctctctctctctcacacacacacacacacacacacacacacgcagtATGTGACAAGGATTTCttattcttctttttcttaAGAAGTTGCAATGTTGATTTGCAGAGGTTTGCAGCTTTCCTCTCTCCGCTTACACTTGGTCGAGTAAACATTGCAGTTGACTCAGTCTACATTTCAAAGGTGTATTGCAAGGCATTTTCTTCTCTTGTAAACACAGAAAAAGTTTTGCTGATGAATTTAACAAATATAATAGCCCCCAACCTCGCAGTAATTTGCTTTTAGAATTTAAACAGTTAATCAAATTTGTCCCAGTAAAAGGTAACCGGCCAGCTTGACCGAAATGGAACATCACTCATTTTGGCAAGGGAAAGATAACAAGTTGAATTGTTTCTCACAAAAACCTAGTTGTAGAGAATAGGAAAAACACCACACACACCCTTACGGTTGGTGATGAGTATAGTGGAGCTGGCTTGTGTTACAAGAATGGGTACAATACAAGATATACAACTCTATCTCTAACACTAGCACATTTGAACAAGCAATGAAATTATCTGTGACTTGATTGTTTATTTGAAGGAACTGATTCAACTTTCTGCCAGCAAACATAGGTTGATTTGTTAAATAACTAACTTGGCAAGTTTGATGAGGAATGTGCCTTGTTCAGTGTTGAAGCATGGATACAATCGTATTACAAAATAATGACATGCCTTTTACTTTCCATGCATACAGGTCAGCCTAGCGATTGCTGTGAGATACAGTTTGTCAAGGAGAGCCTTTTCAATTACACCAGATGGCCCTGAAACGTTGTTGCTTGATTATCCCAGTCACCAGCGACGCCTTCTACCACTTCTAGCAAAAGTGTATGCTACTAACTTGCTGTATCTACAGTTAATATTTAATAACAGTCATAATACAAGTTCTTACTCTCGGCTATTTTTGTGCTAATCTAGTTGCTAAGCTGTGCATTATATTACCTTCTTGTGCAAAGCTTCCATACTACAGTTCAACTAATCCATAGCACTTCTTCCTAACAGTTATCATTTCACTATACTTCCTGGTGCAGATGTCTGATGAGTAGTGCTGCTAATTTTATGAAAAATATGTATGTAAAGAGAACTCCTGAAATGAGCAAAGCCATACATATTTACTCTAGTGCTCTGAAGGCAACACTAACTTGGCAGAATATGATGACTCTTCAGGTATTATTGAGTGTTGAAAGAGCTATTATTATGTTTCTTTATTCCAGTCACTATTTCTCACAGGACTTTCTTTTAAATGTATTAGGAGTGTCGTGAGGCCTGTGGCGGTCAAGGTCTAAAGACTGAGAACCGCGTAGGAGTTTTCAAAGCTGAATTTGATGTCCAGTCCACATTTGAGGGTGATAATAATGTTCTAATGCAGCAGGTTATTGTTGTTTTCAGTCATGCATCTGTTTTTATCAAAGGTGCTTCGTGTGGTTGTAACAATTTAACCTTGTTTAGGTAAGCAAAGCACTTTATGCTGAATTTTTGGGTGCACAAAAGAAGAAGCGGCCATTCAAGGGATTGGGTTTGGAACACTTAAATGGCTCAACCCCTGTTATTCCTGATAAGCTGACAAGTAACATATTAAGGAGCTCCAAGTTCCAGGTAAAGAAtcataatttagtttgtcacttCTAATATATCCCTGGCATGACATAAACTCAATCATTGAGTGTGGATTTGTTCACATGAATAGATGGACCTATTCTGCTTAAGGGAGAGAGATTTACTGAAGCAGTTTGCAGAGGAGGTTTCTCTCCATCTTGCACAAGGCGAAAGCAGAGAAAAGGCTTTGATGCTGGTAAAAATCAGATTTCAGTGTGCACTATTGTCCACTGTTATATAATTTCTTTGTCATTGATACAAGTGATATTTTCCCAGAGTTACCAACTTGCTGAAGACTTAGCTAGAGCGTTTACTGAGCGTACAATCCTCCAAATATTTCTGGAGGATGAGAGGAATGTCCCTTCTGGTTCCCTAAAGGTATATTCACACTACTGTTTTTAGTCCTCAATTGTATCATTTGCTAGCTACTACAGTTGAATAACAAAATCTTTCCTTTGATCTTTTCATTTCTGGGTGAAATCACGCAAAATATTTCATTGTAATCCTTCTATAACCTTTTGCTATCATTTCCAGGAGGTACTGGGTTTGCTGAGGTCTCTATATGTTATGGTGAACATAGATGAATCCACATCTTTTCTAAGATACGGGTATCTATCACGTGACAATGTAGCCCTTGTGCGGAAAGAAGTCTTGAAAATGTGCAGTGAACTCAGGCCCCATGCGCTTGCTGTTGTCAGTTCTTTCGGAATCCCTGATGCCTTCCTTAGTCCACTTGCTTTTGACTGGATTGAGGCAAATACACTGTCAACCGGGAGCCACTGATCTCAAGTTTCACATACGAGCCAGGTTACCCAGTGAAAGTACTGAATATTGATGGCGGAGCATACAAACCATATACTGTAATATAATAACTACAGGAGCACTTGATGCCTCACAACAATTGTTGTGAAGTGTATAGCTGGAGAGGCAGATGCTGGTCCGAGATGCAGGTGGTGATTCGTGAAATCCTGTTTTGTATAATAGTTTTCTTGAATATAAAGCGAACGTAGCCTTAGGCTGCGGTCCATGTAATGGGGTTTAACCGAGTTGTTCAACAGTAAATAAAGTCTTTAGTGCTGCTACAGGATGTTCAAGTGCCCCTGAAAGGGAATCAAATAAGCTTGTGTCGATCCATGTTCAAATTCATGTTGATATTATTCTTAGTGATATTTTGCTGAAGTGAATAACCTGAGACATACAAATCCAGATCATGACATACTGACATAATAAGCGAAATAAAGCCAATGATTCTGACCATTCTTCTGAAAAAATATCTCCTACACTTTTGCAAGGTTTCCATgacaattatacaacaaaaaatGGCATCTCAGGAATTACACCGATCATCATTGTACAAATGGATGATCAATCAAATCATTACAAATTAGACCTTGACCTACCCTATCTACAGAACGAATGTCAGTCTCGACAGCAGCTCTTGTCAGTTCCAAAAAGTGCCTGAAAATTACCCCTGCTTAGCAATTCGAAATTCCAAAGGTGTCATCATACCTTCCCCTGATCGCCTAACGCCCCATAGGCTTGTCACACATCAAAACCTTCCTACTGGCGTATGCACCTTCGGCAGTGTCACGTATAGTACCACGCCACCCCATGGCGTTTGTTATTTCTTTGATCTCCTGTATAACTTCTTTCCGGTCACGAATATATGCTTTACCACCTGGTCTGAGTATCCGGTCCATCTCCAGCAAGATGCTAGAGATATTACACCTACAAATATTCAAAGTATGTAGTTAGAATTTACATCCTGATCAGCTATCCAGGTAACAGTAGACTCACACAAAAGGTTTAAAAAGTATTCATGTCCAGAGGTATCTCTACAAATTTAGTTAGCAAGACTTATGAGATACGGATCTTGAACAAAATTACACTTCCGCTACTGTTGTTAAAGCAAACCGAACAGATATAAAGATTTGCCACTTTCTCCGGAAATAATGAAGAATAAGTCTTTTTTAGCCCCTCAACTGTAGTGTTTGTCTAATTTGTACCCCAAACTACAATACCGTTCAAATCTTATATCCAGCTGCCAAAAGTGGTGAATTTTGTAACCCACCCCACacacaaataaaaaaaaataaagagcaACTTTCAGAATTAAATGTGTCGATTGGGTGCAAATCAAAATATTCATATTAGACTGTGGGACAAAAATTTCCATCTTGCTCTATTAAATATTAATGCTCACAAAAGTGTCATGTCACTGCTGATCTGGCACATGTGCTATCATGGACTCCAAAACCCACTGCAACATAATGCAATGCCACTTAGAGGGCTCATGATATAAATTGCACAGGCTTTGATAGTTAAGGTAAGATTTAAACAGTATGACAGTTGAGGATGAAAATTAGACAAAGGCAAGAGTCCAGGGGCTAAACTGGACTTATTCTGAACTTCCAATGATTAAATAAAGGACATACCTTTTCTGCTCCTTTGAGAAAAGACCAGATGCGTGCAGCAGATCATACGTCCTAGGGTATGTATCAAAGGGCTCACACCTACCATGGAAAAGGCAACATAATATTCAATTCAGGGCAGAAATTTTGATGCTCTAAATTTAATAAAATTACATCAAAACAAATAATAAGCTTGCTGACTATTATAATCAGGCACACTGGTTAAAACTAATCTATGACCACTCATTCTGATTTGTGAATTCTGATAAAGAAGAATTCATAGCGGTCCAGGAATACAAGAGGCAATCAGGAAATGGTGCAAATGATTCACTGTTCTCTATCCAGAACAGTATTGATTGCAGTATATAAGATTTAAAGTAAACCATTTTGAAtctagaaaaaatagaaaataatattTAAAGAACCAAGAATGTACAAAGAGTACCAGTCATGAGCTACTCCAAGAAGCCCCCGATCAAAAATTACAGGTAATGTATTTGGCTCACTAATAGGAACAACATTCATCACCCACCAATCAAGTTTCCGGCTGATCAATGCAGCTGCAAACCTACATACAAAATGGGAAGTAAAAACAAGACAGACAAAAATAAACAAGACTGCCTCATCTCCATACATAAACACAGAAGATTCAGTTTTCTAGATTCTTTTATCTGCAAAGGGTAGCTAGCCACCAACAAGCAAAATAGAAACAAGAATAGATTTCCCAGAATGGATAGGGTTTCACTACAACTATCACAGTTAAAAATATTGAACAATTAGATGCGAAGAGATTCATTTCAAACTAAGTGGTTGATAGAAGTAATGTGAGCACATATTTATTTGTACTAAATATAGCACAACATCGTCAAACAGTTCCCTAAGAAAACATTTGTCTTCCCATCCAGAGATGACCTTGTTCAGCTAATCTTTGTTTGCAGACTCCAGCTTATTTAATTACTCCCACAACAGTGCAGATCTCATTAATGAAAATAAAATACTTCCTCTGACATAAGTCCACTTAGGTTTGTCTTAAGCCACATTTTTAGATTTGACCATCAATATCTTAAATTTCACATGAGTTGACAGCACAAGGGCTTAATACATAACTCTGTGTCAGATAATATATTCATAGATATTGCTAGTCAAAAGTGCCATGTTGGCAACCATGTAGAAGTTCTAATGAAGTTATATTTGTGGTCAGACATCCAAGGAAGCAAATGAAAGGAAGAGATTTGAGAAAAATACCCTCCAAATCCAGCCCTCATATCCATTACATTTCGGAGTTTGAACTTCCTCCACTTAAAGACACGGATATAACCATCAATTATGTCCTCCCAAAATTTTGTTTCTGCTTTGAAAAGCTCATTCTTTGATGAGTAGGCATCCATTTCAACACCTTGAAGCCTCTTTGGTGGCTCCATTAAGCGTGCAGGCCATTGAACAGGAGTTGGTGCTTCGGCATTCTCTGGAAGCCGACTAATACATGCTTTCAGACTAACATACCTGAGATAAAATAGAATGTAAAGAATAATAAAATTGGGGGGTTGCAGCATAGATATGTACAGGGATGACTGCCAATGTGACAAATGAGATCAGATAAATCCATATAAACTTACAGTGCAATGAGATCTGATATAAAGAATACAGTCTCATCAAAACAGAACTCAGCAGCAGTAAGAAAGGCTAGACCCAGCTTACAGAAGAGGATTCTAAATTGATATGTATTCCAATAATTATAGCAACAGGCTAAATGAGTTAGACAAATACCAGACATCATCTGGGTTATCATCAGCATCACAAAGTGGAGGTTTGACTGCAGGACCACGATTCATGTAGCAAGAGTTATTTAAGGGTTTCCTCCACATAGCAATATATCCCTCTTTCTTCACAAGCTCCCAACAAAGTCGGGTAGTGAGGTCTTCCATCTCTGCACATGATTTTGTATATGAGCAATAGTTTCCAgacaaacaaaagaaaacacaAGTCATTGAATGTAAGCATATCAAACTGATGATGCAAAAAATCTAGACAAGAGAAATACTTATCACAGAATATATTCCATAgtgttttaaaattttaaataaaatcAAGAGCAACTTCTCTAAACCCCTTAGCATTAAAGGAGTCCTCACTCCTCAGTTATAATAGCAATTTGATAGGAAGCGTTTTCATCTTATATAGATATAGTTGTGCATGGATATATTATTATTACGCTCAAAGTTCACATGCCATTAACAGGTCAGTGGATAGTCACAATAATGCTAAAATGGTAAATAACTATCATGCAAATTAACTTTTGTGAGGGCACTTAGCATATGGTGAGAAGGACAAGTTCAGGTCAAAGTACATAAAGTTGAACTAATAAGGCAAGGAGTTTTAAATAAATGTTAGATATATGTATACAGGAACACTGGCTATTTCACATCAACAAACACAAACTTTACATTTGCCAGCTATAAGTACACAGGATAGTAGGCACTAAAAGAATGAATTTGATTATGACAAGTCTTGAACATTACAGAAGAGCTACCAAACTCATACATGAGTTGTATGTTATCACCCTAACAAAACAAAAGGTACAAAACAAAAACAGTAAGTAGAAAATACCTTTCCATGCCTCTTGTTGGGCCTCTTCATGCTTATAAACAGGTTGGGCTGCCCAAGCAAAGTAGCCTCCAGCTCTAAGCAATCTATTAACTTCCAGGAGCAGGATACCATCTTCAAATAAACAAATACAATAACAAAACTTAGGCAAACTTGGAAAGTACATAGATAAGTGGCACATCATCTTTGTGGTCAAGTTTAAATGAAAagatatttttatttaaaagaTATTTTCTGCTTTGAGAATCACGAAATAAATTCAACATCTAACACTGACAAATCTATTCTTTGAGATATGAACAAAATATCATCCCTGCAGACCTAGACGGAAAGACTAGGAAAATTGGGAAAAGAGATAAGTGAGCATTCAGCCTAACTGCGAAGATACAGCATGGCAACAAACAAAGAGTGCATtgttaattaaaaaaataattatatagtaatCACAGCTCACCATCACGAGTCCAATTTATTCGGCAACGTGAGCAATGGATTATGTCAAACGCCTGGCTTGGATATAATAATCGGCGTGTTGCAAATGCTGCTACCATTGCAGGCACACCACGTTCAAGAGCAAACTGTATCTGATTTTCATGAACATCttttggagctatggacaaTGTCAGGACATCACGTGAAAGTAAATATGCACCAAAACTTGCTACTCCGCAGCCAACGTCCA from Sorghum bicolor cultivar BTx623 chromosome 3, Sorghum_bicolor_NCBIv3, whole genome shotgun sequence encodes the following:
- the LOC8060086 gene encoding acyl-coenzyme A oxidase 3, peroxisomal; its protein translation is MDPTSPSPAARRAAAVARHLAGATAPFPASTPLEPSCCLSYVPPESTERPAAFAPGDLRLLLDGHDLPARDWLFRAMEESPLFRSPSARTGSRVFVGADLNDGKEGQREATMRRIAYLKQRGVFRGWLTKDGADAELRKLALLDCIAIYDHSLAIKIGVHFFLWGSAIKFLGTKRHHDKWLVATENYDIMGCFAMTELGHGSNVRGIETIATYDSETREFIINTPCESAQKYWIGGAANHATHTIVFCQLHINGRNEGVHAFVAQIRDEDGTVLPNIRIADCGHKIGLNGVDNGRIWFQNIRVPRENLLNLVADVLPDGQYVSMIDDPDQRFAAFLSPLTLGRVNIAVDSVYISKVSLAIAVRYSLSRRAFSITPDGPETLLLDYPSHQRRLLPLLAKVCLMSSAANFMKNMYVKRTPEMSKAIHIYSSALKATLTWQNMMTLQECREACGGQGLKTENRVGVFKAEFDVQSTFEGDNNVLMQQVSKALYAEFLGAQKKKRPFKGLGLEHLNGSTPVIPDKLTSNILRSSKFQMDLFCLRERDLLKQFAEEVSLHLAQGESREKALMLSYQLAEDLARAFTERTILQIFLEDERNVPSGSLKEVLGLLRSLYVMVNIDESTSFLRYGYLSRDNVALVRKEVLKMCSELRPHALAVVSSFGIPDAFLSPLAFDWIEANTLSTGSH
- the LOC8060087 gene encoding probable methyltransferase PMT11, which encodes MKALGAHGADLLRGPHLLRAAVLAFAVALAFLVGYHWPNASPRLVFFSSAASSSAPRSSSRSPAVALSPNSNISFDQSLIPTPATPPASPAPNAWPPPSLPPPTPAPPPPLLPPPPPARLGIVGEDGAMQDEFDIGSIGANDTDLATDDTAPQEPSNGGASGGPPRVRIGRFPVCPESMREYIPCLDNEEEIKRLPSTERGERFERHCPAKDKGLSCLVPAPNGYKAPIPWPRSRDEVWFSNVPHTRLVDDKGGQNWITKVKDKFRFPGGGTQFIHGANQYLDQISQMVPNVAFGSHTRVVLDVGCGVASFGAYLLSRDVLTLSIAPKDVHENQIQFALERGVPAMVAAFATRRLLYPSQAFDIIHCSRCRINWTRDDGILLLEVNRLLRAGGYFAWAAQPVYKHEEAQQEAWKEMEDLTTRLCWELVKKEGYIAMWRKPLNNSCYMNRGPAVKPPLCDADDNPDDVWYVSLKACISRLPENAEAPTPVQWPARLMEPPKRLQGVEMDAYSSKNELFKAETKFWEDIIDGYIRVFKWRKFKLRNVMDMRAGFGGFAAALISRKLDWWVMNVVPISEPNTLPVIFDRGLLGVAHDWCEPFDTYPRTYDLLHASGLFSKEQKRCNISSILLEMDRILRPGGKAYIRDRKEVIQEIKEITNAMGWRGTIRDTAEGAYASRKVLMCDKPMGR